A genome region from Dolichospermum compactum NIES-806 includes the following:
- a CDS encoding M48 family metallopeptidase yields MTKKILTGLSSQTYEHPFDRKALASLQSMPGISPLLKKVNEYGIDRLLRLQSIASEIRVTPRNFPQLYQPLLEACQILDVTTIPELYLFRGTGHIQTYIIGLEKPIIGINIEAMEWLNYDELLFIFGYEIARIKSQHIIYHQIAIVMPALKIWLSSTTLGLGGLIASGVELALYNWVMMAKFTADRAGLLACQDIDIATTALMKLAGLPEEYLTPDVIEDFLIQSREFASNSVDSLDQVTKILSYSESNLSWLVMRTGELLKWVDSGEYNHVLQGENVNTPKGKEEGDEKEGWNFLTSW; encoded by the coding sequence ATGACAAAAAAAATATTAACTGGACTAAGTTCACAAACTTACGAACACCCATTTGATCGGAAAGCTTTGGCTTCTTTACAAAGTATGCCCGGTATTTCTCCTTTGCTCAAAAAAGTCAACGAATATGGGATTGATCGTTTACTGAGATTACAAAGTATTGCTAGTGAAATCAGAGTCACACCCCGGAATTTTCCCCAATTGTATCAACCATTATTAGAAGCTTGCCAAATTCTTGATGTGACAACTATTCCTGAATTGTATTTGTTTCGAGGGACAGGGCATATTCAAACCTATATTATTGGCCTAGAAAAACCTATTATTGGTATCAATATTGAAGCAATGGAATGGTTGAATTATGATGAATTACTGTTTATTTTTGGCTACGAAATTGCTCGAATTAAAAGTCAACATATAATTTATCATCAAATAGCAATTGTGATGCCAGCATTAAAAATATGGTTAAGTAGTACCACATTAGGCTTAGGAGGATTGATAGCTAGTGGTGTAGAATTAGCATTATATAATTGGGTAATGATGGCAAAGTTCACCGCAGATCGGGCTGGGTTATTAGCTTGTCAAGATATTGATATTGCAACTACCGCACTGATGAAACTTGCAGGTTTACCAGAAGAGTATTTAACTCCTGATGTGATTGAAGATTTCCTGATTCAATCCCGTGAATTTGCCTCTAATAGTGTTGATAGTCTAGATCAAGTTACGAAAATATTAAGTTATTCAGAATCTAATCTTTCTTGGTTAGTAATGCGGACTGGTGAATTGTTAAAATGGGTTGATTCTGGAGAATACAATCATGTACTGCAAGGAGAAAATGTCAATACTCCAAAAGGAAAAGAGGAAGGAGACGAAAAAGAAGGATGGAATTTTTTGACTTCTTGGTAA
- a CDS encoding 2TM domain-containing protein — translation MTTFHPNSLRSYSQEDVQQILQLAIARQVDDNDQEFSYQQILEIATELQISPDILQQAERDWLGKQNEVEQRKAFNLYRQSKFKKRLGNYAIINIFFLGMDAISGGISWSLYILLACGLAISLDIWNTFQTKGEDYEIAFQRWNRNHQIKQTINTVLNKWFKVFSP, via the coding sequence ATGACAACCTTTCACCCTAACAGCCTGCGTTCCTACAGCCAAGAGGATGTACAGCAAATTCTGCAATTAGCGATCGCTCGTCAAGTAGACGATAATGATCAAGAATTTTCCTATCAGCAAATCCTGGAAATTGCCACAGAGTTACAAATATCACCCGATATCCTCCAACAAGCGGAACGGGATTGGTTAGGTAAACAAAACGAAGTTGAACAGCGTAAAGCTTTTAATCTTTATCGCCAAAGTAAATTTAAAAAACGTTTAGGCAATTACGCAATTATTAATATTTTTTTCCTAGGTATGGATGCCATTAGTGGCGGTATTTCTTGGTCACTTTATATCTTACTCGCTTGCGGATTAGCCATATCCTTAGATATTTGGAATACTTTTCAAACCAAAGGTGAAGATTACGAAATCGCCTTTCAAAGATGGAATCGCAACCATCAAATTAAACAAACAATCAATACAGTTTTAAATAAGTGGTTTAAAGTATTTAGCCCTTAA
- a CDS encoding ROK family protein, with protein sequence MLEDNGSIRTLSVDIGGSGVKAMVLDITGKPLTERGRLETPQPATPEVVINTIVVLAAAQGEYHRVSVGFPGVVRYGVTETPANLHCDWIGFDLATILSQQLNRPVKVINDADMRGLGAIAGKGVELVITLGTGFGSALFVDGTLVPNMEMGHHRFRKGETYEKQLGRAALDKIGEKKWNRRLEKAITSLQHLFNYDCLYIGGGEAVRINMNLPLNVKLIPNITGLLGGIALWKD encoded by the coding sequence ATGTTAGAAGATAATGGATCTATTCGTACTTTATCTGTAGATATTGGCGGTAGTGGGGTAAAGGCAATGGTTTTGGATATTACAGGCAAGCCTTTAACCGAAAGAGGCAGATTAGAAACCCCCCAACCTGCTACACCAGAAGTAGTAATCAACACTATTGTAGTCTTAGCCGCCGCTCAAGGTGAATATCATCGGGTATCAGTAGGTTTTCCGGGTGTGGTGCGTTATGGAGTCACCGAAACCCCTGCTAATCTCCATTGTGATTGGATTGGGTTTGATTTAGCTACAATATTATCTCAACAGTTAAATAGACCTGTTAAAGTCATTAATGATGCCGATATGCGGGGACTAGGGGCGATCGCTGGTAAAGGTGTAGAATTGGTCATTACCTTGGGTACAGGGTTTGGTTCAGCCTTATTTGTAGATGGTACGTTAGTTCCAAACATGGAAATGGGACATCACCGATTTCGCAAAGGGGAAACCTATGAAAAGCAGTTAGGACGGGCAGCATTAGATAAGATTGGTGAGAAAAAATGGAATAGACGCTTAGAAAAAGCTATAACATCTTTGCAACACTTATTTAACTATGATTGTCTTTATATTGGTGGTGGTGAAGCAGTGCGAATCAATATGAATCTACCATTAAATGTGAAATTAATCCCCAATATCACGGGTTTATTAGGTGGTATTGCTTTGTGGAAAGATTAG
- a CDS encoding IS4 family transposase, whose amino-acid sequence MNQINLLRDTLKPHLEWHGARLSFLALFLISLLRVKTVNLVELATGFRNCAKNESNYKRLQRFFRDFDIDYAVIAKMIVKIMNIPQPWVLSIDRTEWRFGQIWLNILMLGVVHNGVAYPLVWQILEKKGNSNTDERMDLLDRFGQLFPDAQVDYISADREFVGAEWLSYLLLEPNIPFRIRIRHTDLISDTEKTLPGSVIFAHLAAGESQVLSTRRWVWGRSVYVAGLRLDDGKLLIVISDTSPQTIIADYGRRWGIETLFGMFKTRGFCLESTHFIDSNRLSKLLALLSLAMCWAVKTGEWLHQHQPIKIKKHGRFAKSVFRYGLDYLRSLVTDLDLKYDDFLLSLNFLSCT is encoded by the coding sequence ATGAACCAGATTAACCTATTACGAGACACACTAAAACCACATTTGGAATGGCATGGAGCGCGTCTAAGCTTTTTAGCGTTATTTTTAATATCTTTATTAAGAGTAAAGACAGTGAACTTGGTAGAATTAGCAACTGGTTTTCGCAACTGTGCTAAAAACGAATCCAATTACAAACGGTTGCAAAGATTTTTCCGAGATTTTGATATAGATTATGCAGTCATAGCGAAAATGATTGTAAAAATCATGAACATTCCCCAGCCTTGGGTGTTAAGTATTGACCGGACTGAATGGCGTTTTGGTCAAATATGGTTAAATATCCTCATGTTGGGAGTAGTACATAATGGTGTCGCTTACCCCCTAGTTTGGCAGATATTGGAGAAGAAAGGTAACTCCAACACGGATGAACGAATGGATTTACTTGACCGATTTGGACAACTGTTCCCAGATGCACAAGTTGACTATATCAGTGCTGACAGAGAATTCGTGGGGGCAGAATGGTTAAGTTATTTACTGCTTGAACCAAATATTCCATTCCGAATCAGGATTCGTCACACTGATTTAATTAGTGATACAGAAAAGACTCTTCCAGGTAGCGTCATTTTTGCTCATCTGGCTGCGGGTGAATCTCAGGTTTTATCTACTCGTCGTTGGGTCTGGGGTCGTTCAGTTTATGTAGCTGGTTTACGTCTTGATGATGGCAAGTTATTAATCGTGATTTCTGATACTTCTCCCCAAACCATAATTGCTGACTATGGCCGTCGTTGGGGGATTGAAACTTTGTTCGGTATGTTTAAAACTCGTGGTTTTTGCTTGGAATCTACACATTTTATTGATTCTAACCGATTGAGTAAGCTCTTAGCTTTACTGTCATTAGCTATGTGTTGGGCTGTCAAGACTGGAGAATGGTTGCATCAACACCAACCTATCAAAATCAAGAAACATGGACGTTTTGCTAAAAGTGTTTTTCGTTACGGTTTAGATTATCTGCGTTCTCTTGTTACTGATTTAGATTTGAAATATGACGACTTTCTTCTCTCTCTCAATTTTTTGTCCTGTACTTAG